One Drosophila willistoni isolate 14030-0811.24 chromosome 2R unlocalized genomic scaffold, UCI_dwil_1.1 Seg167, whole genome shotgun sequence DNA segment encodes these proteins:
- the LOC124460158 gene encoding C-type lectin domain family 4 member K-like, with protein MAKTRSTEETLKEQRNLKDECQNELKSTKSLQSQLVDRSSLENLQYQLQQEEEKVKTCRASLRETDQTLGKEKRLKEECQNGKNQLSQELESTKSLQSQLVDRSSLENVESKLKNMEKQLKQEEGNVESCRASAKTTEGSLAQQQSLTQQCQNERRKFRKIGQKYYHIENSEGNTWFGALQRCAEWGGHLVSFQNEHEWNSVRAALKIYGSYWIDINDLNREGTFVSATSGNSPSFVRWYRGEPNNGFAGTEHCVELGYNQQFHMNDGRCHLRNNFICESNNERVFNYNA; from the coding sequence ATGGCAAAGACTAGGTCGACTGAAGAGACTTTGAAGGAACAACGAAACTTAAAGGATGAATGCCAAAATGAACTGAAGTCCACAAAATCTTTGCAGAGTCAACTGGTAGACCGCTCGAGCTTGGAAAATTTGCAATACCAACTCCAACAAGAGGAAGAAAAGGTTAAAACTTGCAGGGCGAGTTTGAGGGAAACTGATCAGACATTAGGGAAGGAAAAAAGGTTAAAGGAAGAATgccaaaatggaaaaaaccaACTATCGCAAGAACTGGAATCCACAAAATCTCTGCAGAGCCAACTGGTAGACCGTTCAAGTTTGGAAAATGTGGAAtctaaattgaaaaatatggaaaaacaaCTCAAGCAAGAGGAGGGAAACGTTGAGTCTTGCAGGGCAAGTGCTAAGACAACGGAAGGGTCGTTGGCGCAGCAACAAAGTTTAACACAACAATGCCAAAATGAGCGACGAAAGTTTAGAAAAATAGGTCAAAAATATTATCATATTGAGAATTCTGAAGGAAATACTTGGTTTGGCGCCCTACAAAGATGTGCCGAATGGGGTGGACATTTGGTTAGTTTTCAAAATGAACATGAGTGGAATTCCGTAAGAGCAGCACTTAAAATCTATGGATCCTATTGGATTGACATAAACGATTTAAACAGGGAGGGCACTTTTGTATCAGCTACATCTGGTAATAGTCCCAGTTTCGTCAGATGGTATCGCGGAGAACCGAACAACGGATTTGCTGGTACAGAACATTGTGTAGAACTTGGATATAATCAACAATTTCATATGAACGATGGTCGATGCCATTTGAGAAATAACTTTATATGCGAATCGAATAATGAGCGTGTATTTAATTATAATgcatga
- the LOC124460242 gene encoding accessory gland protein Acp29AB-like, with product MYIFLILLFIWNVAKADECQWQELDDKCLKYCWITFKPALFNLISTEKQLEEFKTLQLNTNNLLTTNLALTKSLENQLGLKETQVKQVEQNVEACASRVRTTEESLQEQRNMTEKCQNEKIQLSEELASTKSLQNQLVARSSLENVESKLQNMENQLRQVEGTVETCRASIKSTEETLMKQRTLKEECQNERRKFKKIGQKYYHIENNEKLSWFSALQRCAEWGGHLVHLKSDEEWNLVKEKLEMGYRYWVDLNDLQTDNTFMSATTGEEAKFVKWHSGEPGPDNNEHCVELGRFDGFDMNDFYCFEKKNFICESSNERVFNYN from the exons ATGTATATTTTCCTAATTCTATTGTTTATCTGGAATGTCGCTAAAGCAGATGAATGCCAA TGGCAAGAACTTGACGACAAGTGTCTAAAATATTGCTGGATTACTTTTAAACCTGCgctgtttaatttaatttcaacgGAGAAGCAACTTGAAGAATTCAAGACTCTGCAACTAAATACTAATAATCTATTAACTACGAATTTGGCTTTGACTAAATCGCTGGAAAATCAACTAGGATTAAAGGAAACGCAAGTTAAGCAAGTGGAACAAAATGTTGAGGCTTGTGCATCACGTGTTAGGACAACTGAAGAATCTTTACAAGAGCAGCGAAATATGACGGAAAAAtgccaaaatgaaaaaatccAACTATCGGAAGAACTGGCATCAACAAAATCTTTGCAGAATCAACTAGTAGCCCGCTCAAGTCTGGAAAATGTGGAATCCAAATTGCAGAACATGGAAAACCAACTTAGACAGGTGGAAGGAACAGTTGAAACTTGCAGGGCGAGTATAAAATCAACTGAAGAAACATTAATGAAGCAGCGAACTTTAAAAGAAGAATGCCAAAATGAACGaagaaaatttaagaaaattggTCAAAAATATTATCATATTGAGAATAATGAAAAGCTTTCTTGGTTCAGCGCCCTACAAAGATGTGCCGAGTGGGGTGGACATCTAGTTCATTTAAAAAGTGATGAAGAATGGAACCTTGTCAAAGAAAAACTAGAAATGGGATATCGCTATTGGGTAGATTTGAACGATTTGCAGACAGATAATACATTTATGTCAGCCACAACTGGTGAAGAGGCAAAGTTTGTCAAATGGCACAGTGGAGAACCAGGCCCTGACAATAATGAGCATTGTGTGGAACTTGGACGTTTCGATGGATTTGATATGAACGATTTTTATTGCTtcgaaaaaaagaattttatcTGCGAGTCGAGCAATGAACGtgtatttaattataattaa